One genomic window of Eptesicus fuscus isolate TK198812 chromosome 6, DD_ASM_mEF_20220401, whole genome shotgun sequence includes the following:
- the LOC103294349 gene encoding H/ACA ribonucleoprotein complex subunit 3-like, translated as MFLQYYLNEQGDWVYILKKSDPMGQQTCLAHPARFSPDDKYSRHRVTIKKHFKVLMTQQPRPVL; from the coding sequence ATGTTTCTCCAGTATTACCTTAATGAACAGGGAGACTGGGTCTATATCCTCAAGAAGTCTGATCCTATGGGACAACAGACCTGCTTGGCCCATCCTGCTCGGTTCTCCCCAGACGACAAATACTCTCGACACCGAGTCACCATCAAGAAACATTTCAAGGTGCTGATGACCCAGCAACCGCGCCCTGTACTGTGA